A genomic window from Camelus ferus isolate YT-003-E chromosome X, BCGSAC_Cfer_1.0, whole genome shotgun sequence includes:
- the LOC116661877 gene encoding melanoma antigen preferentially expressed in tumors-like gives MKMDQKPTATLLELAAKSLLSNEPAAIHALNEIPRDLFVTLFNAAFLGGHKQMLKAMVRVWPFCCLHVGSLNTQESYYEILEAMIDGLQILPAQNSSSWGPKLRILDLRHDPDCGTTCSQIRTTFPFCFQSCIYSQRSILKIEEAQHNVRCLGTGNSESEPQSAQEPMELLVDISLTGTWRTEQFLSFLLSKVEQSSGSLHLCCRDLQIEKISAHKSILQFLDLGCIEHLDIDQAYLSEVTTLLARVINVSGLSLSNIPFKSYKGRNFRSFLIWLGQLDNLQEFSLSFFSLKDQLHRLLRVLPSQMDMLSLSYCDLSSRDVTVLSQSCQATYLRALNLSSNQIFSEADEPFQTLLEKVSGTLEHLEITNCMITDSTLSNVLPALSLCSNLRILSFAFNPITMPALKSLLQHLTHLMKLKYVIYPIPVHCYEEWNFRDTLDQQKLAKVQAQLNAMLQEVKRDDVNWTTFPE, from the exons ATGAAGATGGACCAAAAACCCACAGCCACACTGCTAGAACTTGCTGCAAAGAGTCTGCTGAGTAATGAGCCTGCAGCTATCCATGCACTGAACGAAATCCCAAGAGACCTCTTTGTTACCTTGTTCAACGCTGCCTTCTTGGGTGGGCATAAGCAGATGCTAAAGGCAATGGTGAGGGTTTGGCCTTTTTGCTGTCTCCATGTTGGGTCACTGAATACTCAAGAATCATACTATGAAATCCTGGAAGCCATGATTGATGGTCTGCAGATCCTCCCTGCCCAGAACTCTTCCTCTTG GGGGCCAAAACTGAGGATCTTAGATTTAAGGCATGACCCGGACTGTGGGACAACATGCTCTCAGATCAGGACCACAttccctttctgttttcagtCATGCATTTACTCTCAGCGCTCTATTCTTAAAATAGAAGAAGCTCAGCATAATGTCAGGTGCCTTGGGACTGGTAATTCAGAGTCTGAGCCTCAGTCAGCTCAGGAACCCATGGAATTACTAGTGGATATTTCACTCACAGGTACCTGGAGAACAgagcaatttctttctttccttcttagtaAAGTTGAGCAGAGCTCAGGGTCCTTGCACCTCTGCTGCAGAGATTTGCAAATTGAGAAAATATCTGCCCATAAAAGTATCCTGCAGTTTCTGGATCTGGGATGTATTGAACACCTGGATATTGATCAGGCTTATCTGAGTGAAGTCACCACGCTTTTGGCTCGGGTGATCAACGTGAGTGGCCTCAGTCTTTCTAACATCCCCTTTAAATCTTATAAGGGAAGAAATTTCAGATCTTTCCTCATCTGGCTTGGGCAGCTGGACAACCTCCAGGAGTTCAGCTTGTCTTTCTTCAGCCTCAAAGATCAACTGCACAGACTGCTCAG agTCCTGCCATCTCAGATGGATATGTTGTCTCTATCGTACTGTGACCTTTCTAGCAGAGATGTCACTGTCCTGTCCCAGAGTTGTCAGGCCACCTATCTAAGGGCATTGAATCTCAGTAGCAACCAGATATTCTCAGAAGCTGATGAGCCCTTCCAGACTCTACTGGAGAAGGTCTCAGGCACTCTGGAACATCTGGAGATAACTAATTGTATGATAACTGATTCTACTCTCTCTAATGTCCTCCCTGCCCTGAGTCTCTGTTCCAACCTCCGTATCCTTAGCTTTGCCTTCAACCCCATTACAATGCCTGCACTCAAGAGCCTTCTGCAACACTTGACACACTTGATGAAGCTAAAGTATGTGATTTATCCCATCCCTGTCCATTGCTATGAAGAATGGAATTTTCGTGACACTTTGGACCAACAGAAACTTGCTAAAGTTCAGGCCCAATTAAATGCGATGCTGCAGGAAGTAAAGCGGGATGATGTGAACTGGACCACTTTTCCTGAATAA